One Triticum dicoccoides isolate Atlit2015 ecotype Zavitan chromosome 5B, WEW_v2.0, whole genome shotgun sequence genomic window carries:
- the LOC119310920 gene encoding spindle pole body component 110-like produces the protein MRIPGLLAAAGALLVLLLAVAGAAAQEAAAAGDVRPEEIAANARAQEEAVLAAELGQLRAKVAALESSIAAQTLELNSKDGGIETLEKVTGEMSQNIATLQNEITSLQSKGSIAAKEQAGKVNARAIELEKQIEKLKKDIEAQNNKKATMEARAADAEKKVQELNAKLDRLQKTSGEQKVRIQKTKNALKAAEEELMKVQLEATAKSEQLGEVHGAWLPPWLAAHAAHYMELMSSHWSEHGKPAVNNLLQKASEKTVQAKEWAEPHIETVKAKWIPVIKENWATAKKKAEPYVQMVSAKSVELYQASKDAISPHVVKAHELADPYFQEAKKLSKPYIDQVAKASKPHVDKLKTTLKPYTEKAGQEYEKLRETATLYHQQAQVTILDYMHQHELLKQFANGELVWFLAAAWLLMPVYVLYILLTEVFCITKKKKIPRSDKGKVLVNGHRRHKRRHADK, from the exons ATGCGGATCCCGGGGCTTCTCGCGGCGGCGGGGGCGCTGCTGGTGCTGCTTCTCGCCGTCGCCGGTGCGGCTgcgcaggaggcggcggcagcgggggACGTGCGGCCGGAGGAGATCGCGGCGAACGCGAGGGCCCAGGAGGAGGCGGTGCTCGCGGCCGAGCTGGGGCAGCTCAGGGCGAAGGTCGCCGCGCTAG AGTCGAGCATTGCAGCACAGACACTGGAGCTGAATAGCAAGGATGGCGGCATCGAAACACTGGAAAAGGTGACTGGGGAGATGTCACAGAACATTGCtactctgcagaatgagataacttCCCTCCAG TCAAAGGGATCTATAGCTGCAAAGGAGCAGGCAGGCAAGGTCAATGCCCGGGCTATTGAGCTTGAGAAGCAG ATTGAGAAGCTCAAGAAGGACATAGAAGCACAAAATAACAAAAAGGCGACCATGGAGGCTAGAGCCGCCGATGCAGAGAAGAAGGTGCAAGAGCTGAATGCTAAGCTGGATAGA CTTCAAAAGACAAGCGGTGAGCAAAAGGTTAGGATTCAGAAGACTAAAAATGCTCTTAAAGCTGCAGAG GAGGAGCTGATGAAGGTGCAGTTAGAAGCAACAGCAAAATCGGAGCAGCTCGGAGAG GTTCATGGAGCATGGTTGCCACCTTGGTTAGCAGCACATGCAGCTCACTATATG GAGTTGATGTCAAGTCACTGGAGTGAACATGGAAAACCTGCTGTCAACAATTTATTGCAAAAG GCGTCAGAGAAAACAGTGCAGGCGAAGGAATGGGCTGAACCCCATATAGAAACTGTTAAGGCG aaaTGGATTCCTGTCATTAAAGAAAATTGGGCTACGGCAAAGAAAAAGGCGGAACCTTATGTGCAAATGGTCTCAGCAAAATCAGTAGAGCTTTATCAAGCATCAAAGGATGCTATCTCACCTCATGTTGTGAAAGCACATGAGCTTGCTGATCCCTATTTCCAG GAAGCCAAGAAGTTATCCAAACCTTATATTGATCAAGTTGCTAAGGCCAGTAAACCACATGTTGACAAACTTAAAACCACCCTGAAGCCTTACACTGAAAAGGCAGGCCAGGAATATGAAAAGCTTCGCGAGACAGCTACTTTATACCATCAGCAG GCTCAGGTAACTATCTTGGATTACATGCACCAACATGAGTTATTAAAACAATTTGCGAATGGAGAGTTGGTGTGGTTTCTG GCTGCTGCTTGGCTCCTTATGCCCGTATATGTTTTGTACATACTCCTAACAGAAGTCTTCTG catcaccaagaagaagaaaaTCCCACGGAGTGATAAGGGCAAAGTTTTGGTCAATGGCCATAGGAGACACAAGCGCCGACATGCGGACAAGTAG
- the LOC119310921 gene encoding NAC domain-containing protein 92-like, producing the protein MEGSGAGGGGGGAAVSKKKSSKEGEEESLPPGFRFHPTDEELITYYLRGKIADGSFTARAITEVDLNKCEPWDLPEKAKMGEKEWYFFSLRDRKYPTGVRTNRATNAGYWKTTGKDKEIFTGQPPSAQELVGMKKTLVFYKGRAPRGEKSNWVMHEYRLHLKPASKSNKDEWVVCRIFAKSPGVKKYPSSTNAHSRSHHHPYTLDMVPQFLPTLLGHDLFGGGRGHHHPYMTPADLAELSRFARGTPGLHPHIQPHPAGAGYLNPPGPFTLSSLNLNLGGPSPAMPSPHHVLHHAMSMPMGQQQQQAGGANGQAMTMEQHMAAGLGGIPAAGGDGGFGGEGHAAGGAGMRYQNLDVDQMVERYWPGSY; encoded by the exons ATGGAAGGGTCGGGggcaggaggagggggagggggcgcggcggtGTCGAAGAAGAAGAGCtccaaggagggggaggaggagagccTGCCGCCGGGGTTCAGGTTCCaccccaccgacgaggagctcatcACCTACTACCTCCGCGGCAAGATCGCCGACGGCAGCTTCACGGCCAGGGCCATCACCGAGGTTGACCTCAACAAGTGCGAGCCATGGGATCTCCCAG AGAAGGCGAAAATGGGAGAAAAGGAGTGGTACTTCTTCAGCCTAAGGGACCGCAAGTACCCGACCGGGGTGCGAACAAACCGCGCAACTAATGCTGGCTACTGGAAGACGACGGGGAAGGACAAGGAGATATTCACCGGGCAACCGCCATCGGCACAAGAGCTAGTCGGGATGAAGAAAACCCTAGTCTTCTACAAGGGGAGGGCTCCAAGAGGCGAGAAGAGCAACTGGGTCATGCACGAGTACCGCCTCCACCTGAAGCCAGCCTCCAAATCAAACAAG GATGAATGGGTTGTATGCCGCATCTTCGCCAAGAGCCCGGGCGTGAAGAAGTACCCGTCGAGCACCAACGCGCACTCCCGGTCCCACCACCACCCGTACACGCTGGACATGGTCCCGCAGTTCCTCCCGACGCTGCTGGGGCACGACCTGTTCGGCGGCGGCCGCGGGCACCACCACCCGTACATGACCCCCGCCGACCTGGCGGAGCTCTCGCGCTTCGCCAGGGGCACGCCAGGGTTGCACCCGCACATCCAGCCGCACCCCGCCGGCGCCGGGTACCTCAACCCGCCGGGCCCCTTCACGCTCTCCAGCCTCAACCTCAACCTCGGGGGCCCGTCGCCGGCGATGCCGTCGCCCCATCACGTCCTCCACCACGCCATGTCGATGCCGatgggccagcagcagcagcaggcgggCGGTGCCAATGGCCAGGCGATGACGATGGAGCAGCACATGGCCGCGGGGCTCGGCGGCATCCCGGCCGCCGGAGGGGACGGCGGGTTCGGCGGAGAGGGGCATGCGGCAGGGGGTGCCGGCATGAGGTACCAGAACCTGGACGTAGATCAGATGGTGGAGAGGTACTGGCCTGGTAGCTACTGA